A single region of the Deinococcus ruber genome encodes:
- a CDS encoding DUF899 domain-containing protein, translated as MIDTALAHPPIVSREQWTQARDALLPLEKAETRLRDAVAAQRRRLPMTEVANYTFMGKDGPLSFLDLFAGRSQLIVHHFMFEPAWEQGCVFCSDDADNAVPHLSHFGPYDISFVRLSRAPIEKLTAYSARMGWSVPWVSAHDCTFNQDWGWTRPGGGEVSGFSVYLQLDGRPYLTYRTEARGTEPMSSIAAHLDITPYGRQETWQDVPTGWPHHDTFTRTKRHDEYDSPQLAVPQP; from the coding sequence ATGATCGACACAGCCCTGGCCCACCCGCCCATCGTCAGCCGCGAGCAGTGGACGCAGGCGCGAGACGCCCTCCTGCCGCTGGAGAAGGCCGAAACCCGCCTCCGGGACGCCGTGGCCGCTCAGCGCCGCCGCCTTCCGATGACTGAAGTCGCGAATTACACCTTCATGGGGAAGGACGGCCCGCTGAGCTTCCTCGACCTGTTCGCGGGCCGCTCGCAGCTGATCGTTCACCATTTCATGTTCGAGCCTGCCTGGGAGCAGGGCTGCGTCTTCTGCTCGGACGACGCCGACAACGCCGTACCGCACCTGTCGCACTTCGGGCCCTACGACATCAGCTTCGTGCGTCTCTCGCGTGCCCCCATCGAAAAACTGACGGCGTACTCGGCACGCATGGGTTGGAGCGTCCCCTGGGTCTCGGCGCACGACTGCACGTTCAATCAGGACTGGGGCTGGACGCGGCCCGGTGGGGGCGAGGTTTCCGGCTTCAGCGTGTATCTGCAACTGGACGGCAGGCCCTACCTGACGTACCGCACCGAGGCTCGCGGCACCGAACCGATGTCGAGCATCGCCGCCCACCTCGACATCACGCCTTACGGACGGCAGGAAACCTGGCAGGACGTACCGACTGGCTGGCCGCATCACGATAC